Genomic DNA from Pseudomonadota bacterium:
CGCCGCTGATTCAATGTTAAATACAATCATCTGGCAGATTCGCTTTCCAAGAGTGCTAATGGCTGTGCTGGTCGGAGCCACACTTTCTTTGGGGGGTCTTGTCTTTCAGGCGCTTTTACGAAATCCTCTTGCGGAACCTTATATTTTAGGTATTTCCGGTGGTTCCGCAATAGGAGCTATTATTGCCATTCTTGCAGGGCTATCACTCTTTCCGGGTGTCAGTCTGTTAGCATTTTCAGGAAGTATTATTATACTTGTATTAATTCTTGCCATGTCTTCAGGCCAATCAATTTTAAAAAAAGACTCTTTGCTTCTATCAGGAGTTATAATTAATGCATTCTGTGCGGCTGTGATAATGTTTCTGATTTCAATGGCGCATGACACAAAAATACATAATATCATGTTCTGGCTGATGGGTGATTTGTCAATGATTGAGATGCGGCATGTCGGATATCTTGCATTGATACTTCTGCCGTGTTTTGCAATCATTTTTATTTTTTCAAATTCCATGAATCTTATGCTTTTGGGAAAAGAAATGGCTCAGTCTATGGGAGTAAACATCAAAGCGGTAACTATTACTCTGTTGATAACAACTTCTCTTATGGTCAGCGCCACTGTTGCTAATTGCGGTCTTTTGGGCTTTGTGGGTCTTGTTATGCCTCATCTTTTGCGTTTAACCTTCGGATCTGATCACCGCATACTGGTGCCTGCATGTATCCTGGCAGGAGGATCATATATGGTCATTTGTGATTTGCTGGCAAGAAGTATACCGCAGCAAGGTGAGATGCCGGTTGGAGTTATTACCGCCATGATAGGCGCACCGCTGTTTATATATCTATTAAAAAGGTCCGCGCGATGAACAATGCAATTGATATAAGCGGGCTAAGTTGCGCCTACGGGGAAAACACTGTTCTTAACGATATCGGTTTTTCTGTAAAATCCGGAGAACTATTTATTATTATCGGGCCAAACGGTTCGGGAAAGACGAGTTTGCTTAAAACCATATCAGGAAACATGAAATACGAAGAAGGTGGAATTAAATTATCCGGGCGGAATATTAATGCTTTTTCCAGAAAATCTCTTGCCAGATCTATTGCGCTTGTTCCTCAGAATGTACCCACGGACTTTCCTTTTACTGTTAAAGAACTGGTTCTTATGGGGCGTTCTCCCTATCTGGGAATTTTAGGCCTTCCCGGAAAAGAGGATTTTGAAATTGCAGAACAGTCCCTTGCTTTTACAGGTGCAACACATCTTTCTTCCCGCAAACTGGATCAGTTAAGCGGTGGAGAAAGACAACTGGTTTTTATTGCAAGAGCAGTTTGTCAACAGACCGGTATTATTCTTCTTGATGAACCTACCGCATCCCTTGACCTGTCGCATCAGGTTA
This window encodes:
- a CDS encoding iron ABC transporter permease, whose amino-acid sequence is MKTAPHYITKRLLLLSLFLFVLLLVCVFAGISLGSTGGGFAWVWNSVTGQTAADSMLNTIIWQIRFPRVLMAVLVGATLSLGGLVFQALLRNPLAEPYILGISGGSAIGAIIAILAGLSLFPGVSLLAFSGSIIILVLILAMSSGQSILKKDSLLLSGVIINAFCAAVIMFLISMAHDTKIHNIMFWLMGDLSMIEMRHVGYLALILLPCFAIIFIFSNSMNLMLLGKEMAQSMGVNIKAVTITLLITTSLMVSATVANCGLLGFVGLVMPHLLRLTFGSDHRILVPACILAGGSYMVICDLLARSIPQQGEMPVGVITAMIGAPLFIYLLKRSAR
- a CDS encoding ABC transporter ATP-binding protein → MNNAIDISGLSCAYGENTVLNDIGFSVKSGELFIIIGPNGSGKTSLLKTISGNMKYEEGGIKLSGRNINAFSRKSLARSIALVPQNVPTDFPFTVKELVLMGRSPYLGILGLPGKEDFEIAEQSLAFTGATHLSSRKLDQLSGGERQLVFIARAVCQQTGIILLDEPTASLDLSHQVSIMDLMEKLVEKKGLTVVMVSHDINLAAMYADTLLLLKAGKIKSIGRPEEVLTFKVLEEAYGCTILVDESPLGNVPRLTLVPQKYVDSNNKCIISKRVEIDEGVKESRGQGFE